In Ruminococcaceae bacterium BL-4, one DNA window encodes the following:
- a CDS encoding conserved protein of unknown function (Evidence 4 : Unknown function but conserved in other organisms), which yields MKYDIYAKIMWALLKNDFTKELSCFLSEEDSKAIMVKGKQEYRKIIERTDGIGGMKRNPMTMNLINCSMLIAVYKASKEKITADQMGQIYVNALSGNAIVRKFSKKDCFNADWQKKRNEIALESQKREFSNDWVSEFRPGKNVNEYGINFYECGICKLCKQENCFELASQMCKFDYIMAEAMGAELTRTKTIAGGDQLCDFFYRKKQ from the coding sequence ATGAAATATGATATTTATGCCAAAATTATGTGGGCATTGCTCAAAAATGATTTTACTAAGGAACTTTCCTGTTTCCTAAGCGAAGAGGATTCTAAAGCAATCATGGTAAAAGGTAAGCAGGAGTACCGCAAAATTATCGAGAGGACAGACGGCATCGGTGGCATGAAAAGGAATCCGATGACCATGAACCTGATTAACTGCTCTATGCTGATTGCTGTATACAAAGCTTCCAAAGAAAAGATTACGGCAGATCAGATGGGACAGATTTACGTGAATGCTTTATCTGGCAATGCTATTGTAAGAAAATTTTCAAAGAAAGACTGCTTCAACGCCGATTGGCAGAAAAAGCGCAACGAAATTGCTCTTGAATCGCAGAAACGTGAATTCTCCAACGATTGGGTAAGTGAATTCCGACCGGGAAAAAATGTTAATGAATACGGCATCAATTTTTATGAATGCGGTATCTGTAAATTGTGCAAGCAGGAAAATTGCTTTGAACTTGCTTCCCAGATGTGTAAATTTGACTACATCATGGCAGAAGCAATGGGTGCAGAATTAACCCGAACAAAAACGATTGCAGGCGGCGATCAACTATGCGATTTTTTTTACAGAAAAAAGCAATAA
- a CDS encoding TspO/MBR family protein: protein MKSKTLYIRWKPLIISLLISVGTGAVSGFLTQSNTFIFQNIKKPPLAPPGSLFPIVWTVLYILMGISAYMIYTADYEEKNRALWIYGIQLAINFFWTIIFFNLRNYLFAFIWLLLLWVSVLFMLTEFRKINKLAAQLQIPYFIWITFAAYLSAGIWLLNR, encoded by the coding sequence ATGAAATCAAAAACGCTATATATTCGTTGGAAGCCTTTAATCATTAGCTTGTTGATTAGTGTTGGAACAGGAGCTGTTTCAGGCTTTTTGACCCAGAGCAATACTTTTATTTTTCAAAATATAAAAAAACCTCCACTCGCGCCTCCTGGATCCCTCTTTCCGATTGTATGGACGGTGCTATATATTTTGATGGGCATTTCCGCTTATATGATATATACTGCTGACTATGAAGAAAAGAATCGGGCTCTCTGGATTTATGGAATACAGTTGGCAATAAACTTCTTTTGGACAATAATCTTCTTTAATCTGCGAAATTATCTGTTTGCGTTTATTTGGCTCCTTTTGCTTTGGGTATCGGTATTGTTTATGCTGACAGAATTTCGTAAAATCAATAAACTTGCGGCACAGCTGCAGATTCCATATTTTATTTGGATTACTTTTGCGGCTTACTTAAGCGCCGGGATCTGGCTTTTGAATCGTTAA
- a CDS encoding MATE family efflux transporter produces MTRDMTTGSIPKHMLVYAVPLLFGNIFQQLYHTVDSIVVGKYNGKESLAAIGAAGPIMNILLFIIVGLSMGASILMAEQFGAKDYPRLRRELSTSLIAGIAFTLVISIISVFAAPLFLIWTNTPADILEESTRYLRIVSAGMLFSCIYNVFAAALRSVGDSRTPLLVLIMTSLLNIALDVWFVGYLGLGLEGAAWATIFSQAISSVVLTLYIHIKVPLLRLSKQTLKIDFSLLKTTTSYGTTSAVQQTVVYLGRVLVQSAVNSLGVDSMAAFNAAFNLDSFAISPGDALAASVTTIVAQNRGAKKYDRVPKGFHSGLIIGIFYTLLVAAVVYCFPEILMGLFLNGGDTNIIQMGSGYLRSMAAFYLATAFTQTMQGLFRGLGRLDVTLLGSLIQIGIRVLITYLMIYTLGINAVAIGTGIGWLCMIVYETIVWVRYKRYELSAQENSEKDEKESEEKFKA; encoded by the coding sequence ATGACACGTGATATGACCACTGGAAGTATTCCAAAACACATGCTTGTCTATGCGGTTCCACTGCTGTTCGGAAATATTTTTCAGCAGCTTTACCATACCGTAGATTCTATTGTGGTTGGAAAATACAACGGCAAAGAATCATTGGCTGCAATCGGTGCAGCAGGTCCTATTATGAATATTCTTCTATTTATTATTGTCGGTCTTTCGATGGGTGCTTCTATTCTGATGGCAGAACAGTTCGGTGCAAAAGATTATCCGCGGCTTCGTCGGGAACTTTCCACTTCGCTGATTGCTGGAATTGCTTTTACTTTAGTAATTTCTATTATTTCTGTTTTTGCAGCACCACTTTTTCTCATATGGACCAATACCCCTGCCGATATTTTAGAGGAAAGCACCCGCTATCTTCGGATTGTCTCTGCAGGCATGCTGTTTTCCTGTATTTATAATGTTTTTGCTGCGGCACTGCGTTCTGTAGGGGACTCTCGCACCCCGCTGCTTGTGCTGATTATGACCTCTCTCTTAAATATTGCTTTAGATGTCTGGTTTGTCGGTTATCTTGGACTTGGCCTAGAAGGAGCTGCGTGGGCCACCATATTTTCTCAGGCAATTTCTTCCGTCGTGCTGACACTCTACATTCATATCAAAGTTCCGTTGCTCCGACTCTCAAAGCAGACCCTCAAAATAGATTTTTCTTTGCTGAAGACGACTACCAGTTACGGCACTACCTCTGCAGTACAGCAAACCGTCGTTTATCTTGGCCGAGTCTTGGTGCAGTCGGCTGTCAACTCTCTCGGTGTTGATTCCATGGCAGCTTTTAATGCCGCCTTTAATTTGGACAGTTTTGCGATCTCTCCCGGCGATGCATTGGCGGCTTCTGTTACAACGATTGTTGCACAGAATCGTGGAGCAAAAAAATATGATCGAGTTCCAAAAGGATTTCATAGTGGATTAATAATCGGCATTTTCTATACATTGCTTGTCGCCGCTGTTGTCTATTGTTTTCCGGAAATTTTAATGGGACTTTTCCTAAACGGCGGAGATACCAATATCATTCAAATGGGTTCTGGTTATTTGCGGTCAATGGCGGCTTTTTATCTGGCAACCGCTTTTACCCAGACCATGCAGGGCTTGTTCCGTGGATTAGGACGTCTAGATGTAACATTGTTGGGTTCGTTAATTCAAATTGGGATCCGTGTTTTAATTACTTATTTGATGATTTATACACTTGGAATCAATGCGGTTGCCATCGGCACCGGAATCGGTTGGCTCTGCATGATTGTTTACGAAACAATTGTCTGGGTTCGCTATAAGCGCTATGAACTTTCGGCTCAGGAAAATTCTGAAAAAGACGAAAAAGAATCCGAAGAAAAATTTAAAGCATAA
- a CDS encoding conserved protein of unknown function (Evidence 4 : Unknown function but conserved in other organisms): MEKGKNKTDLKSNAENTKNPNRSTHVKNQNEEHNTKKVALGPNTKR, translated from the coding sequence ATGGAGAAAGGAAAAAATAAAACAGATTTAAAAAGCAATGCGGAAAATACGAAAAACCCTAATCGATCGACTCATGTTAAAAATCAAAATGAAGAGCACAATACCAAAAAAGTGGCTCTTGGACCTAATACGAAGCGTTAG
- the recR gene encoding recA filament-DNA complex stabilisation factor (Evidence 2a : Function from experimental evidences in other organisms; PubMedId : 12065426, 24285298, 24891441; Product type f : factor), which yields MPSYNVAPLSRLIEQFERLPGIGHKSAQRLAYHVLGMKDDEAKAFANAILEAHEKIHYCKICCNLTDQELCPVCREEGRDHSIICVVEDPRDVIALERTHEFRAMYHVLHGAISPLSGVGPEQLCIKELLARVKDPKVKEVIMATNPTVEGEATAMYISRLLKPMGIKVTRLAYGIPVGGDLEYADEVTLSRALEGRSEL from the coding sequence ATGCCTTCCTATAATGTTGCGCCGCTTTCCCGCCTAATTGAACAATTTGAACGCCTGCCGGGAATCGGACACAAAAGTGCCCAGCGGCTTGCATATCATGTATTGGGCATGAAAGATGACGAAGCAAAAGCTTTTGCAAATGCCATTTTAGAAGCCCACGAAAAAATTCATTACTGCAAAATCTGCTGCAACCTGACTGATCAGGAACTTTGTCCTGTTTGTCGAGAAGAAGGGCGAGATCATTCCATCATCTGTGTTGTGGAAGACCCACGGGATGTCATTGCACTGGAACGCACCCATGAATTTCGGGCAATGTACCATGTTCTGCATGGAGCAATCTCCCCTCTCTCCGGAGTCGGGCCTGAGCAGCTCTGTATTAAAGAACTTTTGGCTCGTGTAAAAGATCCGAAAGTAAAAGAAGTGATCATGGCCACCAACCCAACCGTGGAAGGAGAAGCAACCGCAATGTATATTTCGCGGCTCTTAAAGCCCATGGGAATCAAGGTAACCAGACTTGCCTATGGAATTCCGGTAGGCGGTGATCTTGAATATGCAGATGAAGTTACGCTTTCCCGTGCATTGGAAGGACGAAGCGAGCTTTAA
- a CDS encoding protein of unknown function (Evidence 5 : Unknown function): protein MQTGGPCTTQRREPCQAGNRAALSGVAACDAGKSVRLYIRVHGPQKFCGCLAF from the coding sequence ATGCAGACGGGCGGGCCCTGTACGACGCAGCGCCGCGAACCATGTCAGGCGGGGAACCGAGCAGCATTAAGCGGAGTTGCCGCGTGCGATGCAGGAAAGTCTGTCCGTCTGTATATCCGAGTTCATGGACCGCAGAAATTCTGCGGCTGCCTTGCTTTTTGA
- a CDS encoding DNA polymerase III subunits gamma and tau: protein MYQVLYRKWRPRVFSDVVGQPQVTETLKNELKTGRISHAYLFTGSRGTGKTTCAKILAKAVNCLNLKDGDPCGECEICRGISDGTVMDIVEIDAASNNGVDNIRALREEANFTPAAAKYRVYIIDEVHMLSVGAFNALLKTLEEPPAHVIFILATTEVHKLPATILSRCQRFDFRRIPAEDIAKRLQYVTEQEGGSLDPEAGMLLARLADGALRDALSLLDQCLGRSREITVQVVNETAGLAGREHLFALADAVQNRDSSSALQTIDELYRGGKDMARLCEEFSSHLRGMMLIKTMKNARSILAVTEEEWNLMQEQALKMPLPTLLHGLDVLQETLDKMYRGGDRRIEMEMAMVRLTSPELDDSKSSILRRLDHLEKGKPRKAVVENTEPAADFTSPIAQEAPSKMEKESIPEVLTASSPIAEKIKEPPKHKSPVSVKASTKDSEQIFKNIQPFSEWPEVLEALKTYSRTIAAAFNGSTAYLSGGYVLIDAKNEMAFKLLRESSQRDHMREAIQNITGKVYRLGPYRPSGDSEKAKSEDPLITLAQKAQNAGIEVTEK from the coding sequence GTGTATCAGGTGCTATACCGCAAATGGAGACCGCGTGTCTTTTCAGATGTAGTCGGTCAACCTCAAGTAACAGAAACGCTTAAAAACGAACTTAAAACCGGCAGAATTTCCCATGCCTACCTCTTTACCGGCTCCCGCGGCACCGGAAAAACCACCTGTGCAAAGATCCTAGCAAAGGCGGTCAACTGCCTTAACCTAAAAGATGGAGACCCCTGCGGTGAATGTGAAATCTGCCGCGGAATCTCAGACGGCACCGTGATGGATATTGTAGAAATCGATGCTGCCAGCAATAACGGTGTCGACAATATCCGGGCTCTGCGGGAAGAAGCGAATTTTACCCCCGCTGCCGCCAAATATCGTGTTTACATCATCGATGAAGTTCACATGCTTTCTGTAGGCGCTTTTAATGCATTATTAAAGACATTGGAAGAACCTCCCGCCCATGTGATCTTTATTTTAGCAACAACAGAAGTGCATAAACTTCCTGCAACTATTCTTTCCCGCTGCCAGCGATTTGATTTCCGCCGCATTCCGGCAGAAGATATCGCAAAACGGCTTCAGTATGTAACCGAGCAGGAAGGCGGTTCGCTCGATCCGGAAGCCGGTATGCTTTTAGCAAGGCTTGCGGATGGAGCACTGCGCGATGCACTCTCTCTTCTTGATCAGTGCCTTGGAAGAAGCCGCGAAATCACTGTACAAGTTGTCAATGAAACAGCCGGGCTTGCTGGAAGAGAGCATCTCTTTGCGCTTGCAGATGCAGTCCAAAATAGAGACAGCAGCAGCGCTCTGCAGACGATTGACGAGCTTTACCGCGGCGGCAAAGACATGGCACGGCTCTGTGAAGAATTTTCCTCTCACCTGCGCGGCATGATGCTGATTAAAACGATGAAAAATGCACGCTCCATTTTGGCGGTAACAGAAGAAGAGTGGAATTTGATGCAAGAACAGGCATTAAAGATGCCCCTTCCCACGCTGCTGCACGGGTTAGATGTTCTTCAGGAAACTCTTGATAAAATGTACCGCGGCGGGGATCGCCGCATTGAGATGGAAATGGCCATGGTTCGCCTAACTTCTCCGGAATTAGATGACAGCAAATCATCCATTTTACGGCGCCTTGATCATCTGGAAAAAGGAAAGCCACGCAAAGCAGTAGTGGAAAATACAGAACCAGCTGCCGATTTTACTTCGCCGATTGCGCAGGAAGCACCCAGCAAAATGGAAAAAGAATCTATTCCTGAAGTTTTAACTGCTTCTTCCCCTATCGCCGAAAAAATCAAAGAACCCCCAAAGCACAAAAGTCCCGTATCAGTTAAGGCTTCAACAAAAGATTCTGAACAAATTTTTAAAAATATACAACCATTTTCAGAATGGCCTGAGGTCCTGGAAGCTCTTAAAACATATTCCCGCACAATCGCTGCCGCTTTTAATGGTTCTACCGCTTATTTAAGCGGAGGCTACGTTTTGATCGACGCCAAAAACGAGATGGCTTTTAAGCTGCTTCGGGAATCCAGTCAGCGGGATCATATGAGAGAAGCCATTCAGAATATTACTGGAAAAGTTTATCGGTTGGGCCCTTATCGGCCCAGTGGAGATTCTGAAAAAGCAAAATCTGAAGACCCTTTGATTACTCTAGCTCAAAAAGCACAAAATGCAGGAATTGAAGTTACCGAAAAGTAA
- a CDS encoding putative FMN-binding domain protein (Evidence 3 : Putative function from multiple computational evidences), with translation MLISLILAWIAVILTIMTVLRYIARISRNKKLNTFFHKIHIPFGTLLIIVGGIHGILAGNPASATLANFEPASVLFTFNWGTVCYVLTLILALTYLLRKKMKRKWMIAHRIATVAMIVLLVLHIYDVGIRLPKRLFGNSQHAPAVTESSRVSSNSEQTNEQTSEQAKTTSSDTSANIVTFSGAQLKDGVYQGTADGYKGTITVAVTVKNGQVTAIDVISKSDTDRYFDEAKSLLDKIIGQQSLQVDAVTGATFSSAGLINAVYSALQNAVVSGTLQVNNIKLSEIH, from the coding sequence ATGCTTATTAGCTTAATTCTTGCATGGATTGCTGTAATACTCACGATTATGACTGTTTTAAGGTATATTGCACGCATTAGCCGAAATAAAAAATTAAATACTTTTTTTCATAAAATTCATATTCCGTTTGGAACTTTGCTGATTATTGTAGGAGGTATCCATGGGATTCTCGCAGGGAATCCTGCTTCGGCTACATTGGCAAATTTTGAGCCGGCTTCGGTTTTGTTTACATTTAACTGGGGGACGGTATGCTATGTTCTTACTCTTATTTTAGCTTTAACCTATTTGCTGCGCAAAAAAATGAAACGGAAATGGATGATTGCTCATAGAATAGCTACAGTTGCCATGATTGTACTTCTTGTATTACACATATATGATGTTGGAATTCGACTTCCCAAACGCTTGTTTGGAAACAGCCAACACGCACCGGCAGTCACAGAGTCGAGCAGAGTGAGCAGTAATAGTGAACAAACTAACGAACAGACTAGTGAACAAGCTAAAACAACATCGAGCGATACGAGTGCCAATATCGTTACATTTTCAGGTGCTCAGTTAAAAGATGGCGTTTATCAGGGAACTGCCGACGGATATAAGGGGACAATTACGGTTGCCGTTACCGTGAAAAATGGTCAGGTCACAGCAATTGATGTAATTAGTAAAAGTGATACAGATCGATATTTTGATGAAGCCAAAAGCCTACTTGATAAAATTATAGGACAGCAATCGTTGCAAGTAGATGCTGTTACCGGAGCAACTTTTTCATCAGCCGGCTTGATCAATGCAGTATATAGTGCATTGCAGAATGCAGTGGTATCAGGGACATTGCAAGTAAACAATATCAAATTATCAGAAATTCATTAA
- a CDS encoding conserved protein of unknown function (Evidence 4 : Unknown function but conserved in other organisms) — MMKENILLFCTGSTLYPALEVLYRGHSDFSMGVAGGVCMCLINRVCNQDLGKKSLLIRCCAGGATITTVEFFTGLIVNIGMGRSVWDYSSLPLNFLGQICPLYSGIWALLSLPAMGICDGIFRLLSKIHLPSK; from the coding sequence ATGATGAAAGAAAACATTTTGCTCTTCTGCACGGGAAGCACACTTTATCCCGCTCTAGAGGTTCTTTATCGCGGTCACAGTGATTTTTCAATGGGAGTTGCAGGAGGAGTCTGCATGTGTCTCATCAATCGGGTATGCAACCAAGATCTTGGAAAAAAGTCTCTTCTGATCCGCTGCTGTGCAGGCGGTGCAACTATTACTACGGTAGAATTTTTCACTGGACTCATCGTAAATATTGGCATGGGCCGCTCCGTTTGGGATTATTCCAGTCTTCCCCTCAATTTTCTTGGACAAATCTGCCCCCTCTACTCCGGAATTTGGGCTCTGCTTTCTTTGCCTGCAATGGGGATTTGTGACGGGATTTTTCGACTTCTTTCTAAGATCCATCTTCCCTCTAAATAA
- the ebfC gene encoding nucleoid associated protein (Evidence 2a : Function from experimental evidences in other organisms; PubMedId : 16740939, 19208644, 19594923, 20639362, 22333191, 22544270; Product type f : factor) — protein sequence MKARLPEGYGKGAGNLQQIARQAQKLQEQMDELTTELEAKEYSATSGGDAVKATATGKLEITGLEIKPEVIDPEDAEMLSDLVTAAVNEALRAAVKDKNERMEALSGGLNVPGMF from the coding sequence ATGAAAGCAAGATTACCGGAAGGTTATGGAAAAGGTGCAGGCAATCTGCAGCAAATCGCACGCCAAGCACAAAAGCTACAGGAACAGATGGACGAATTAACTACAGAGCTTGAAGCAAAAGAATATTCCGCTACCTCCGGTGGGGATGCTGTTAAAGCAACTGCTACCGGTAAATTAGAAATTACCGGTCTGGAAATCAAACCTGAAGTGATCGATCCAGAAGACGCTGAAATGTTATCCGACCTTGTTACTGCCGCTGTAAATGAAGCGCTGCGTGCTGCCGTAAAGGATAAGAATGAGCGCATGGAAGCACTTTCGGGCGGACTGAACGTTCCGGGGATGTTTTAA
- the smpB gene encoding tmRNA-binding protein (Evidence 2a : Function from experimental evidences in other organisms; PubMedId : 10947848, 11395451, 11918677, 12682299, 26735940; Product type f : factor), with protein MKKQENFKTIARNKKAYHDYFVEESMETGIELLGTEVKSLRNGQCNLKDAWCSISEGELLLNGMHISPYEHGNIFNRDPMRVRKLLMHKKEILRLFGLMKQQGYTLIPLSLYFKGSRVKVQVGLCRGKKLYDKREDLAKKAAKRDMERAIKTDIRS; from the coding sequence TTGAAAAAGCAAGAAAATTTTAAAACAATCGCCCGAAACAAAAAGGCCTATCATGATTATTTCGTTGAAGAAAGCATGGAAACTGGAATCGAGCTGCTCGGCACCGAAGTAAAATCCTTACGAAATGGGCAATGCAATTTAAAAGACGCATGGTGTTCTATCTCGGAAGGAGAACTACTTCTCAACGGCATGCACATCAGTCCTTATGAACACGGCAATATTTTCAACCGTGATCCTATGCGGGTCCGCAAGCTTTTAATGCACAAAAAAGAGATTTTAAGGCTTTTTGGTCTGATGAAACAGCAAGGATACACCTTAATTCCTCTTTCGCTTTATTTTAAAGGAAGCCGTGTTAAAGTGCAGGTTGGACTTTGCCGCGGCAAAAAGCTTTATGATAAGCGGGAAGATCTTGCCAAGAAAGCTGCCAAGCGCGATATGGAACGCGCAATAAAAACTGATATTCGTTCATGA